The Sorangiineae bacterium MSr11367 genome window below encodes:
- a CDS encoding OB-fold putative lipoprotein, with amino-acid sequence MGNPRPRYAWLMLVASFVSVAGCDGCEDKKAGLGAAKALAAASAHGAVDKAFDRAAAPQLDMMEFIKDFTDDPGKANAKYTGQLFKVMGIVREVAGERVVLHDRLGAVVCTLPPEQAGNLIVGQPATVTGFVTPAGGHVAARLQSCELLPRP; translated from the coding sequence ATGGGGAATCCGCGCCCACGGTATGCCTGGCTGATGCTCGTCGCGTCGTTCGTTTCCGTTGCGGGGTGCGACGGCTGCGAGGACAAGAAAGCGGGCTTGGGCGCAGCCAAGGCGCTGGCGGCCGCGTCCGCCCACGGCGCCGTCGACAAAGCCTTCGATCGGGCGGCGGCGCCGCAGCTCGATATGATGGAGTTCATTAAGGACTTCACGGACGACCCGGGAAAGGCGAATGCCAAGTACACGGGGCAGCTTTTCAAAGTGATGGGGATCGTGCGGGAAGTAGCGGGTGAGCGCGTGGTGCTGCACGACCGATTGGGCGCAGTGGTCTGCACGCTTCCGCCAGAGCAGGCCGGCAATCTCATCGTCGGGCAGCCGGCCACGGTCACCGGCTTCGTCACCCCGGCCGGCGGTCATGTCGCGGCGCGTCTTCAGTCGTGCGAGCTACTGCCCCGTCCGTGA
- a CDS encoding HAMP domain-containing histidine kinase codes for MLAASLFELKALAVEESSLNVNFDMLERTFAAVRGRSKGPPSLPRRQAPPGQAGRNTPVGHVSRVFRDVYEAERLSAGAIPLARKQEALRALADAAFARLGKEARRRGLSLQNDVDEALAAPCDPERILKVLLHLIENAIGACKEHGQVVVDARPIENGVVISVRDEGTGLDPRAWPYLFREGWKDPSRKGEGLGLTVSKAIVHAHGGKIWCESALGRGTTFRFTLPNEKKKIEPVPEHEPVHEHV; via the coding sequence ATGTTGGCCGCGAGTCTATTCGAATTGAAAGCACTTGCGGTGGAGGAGTCTTCGCTCAATGTAAATTTCGACATGCTCGAGAGGACCTTTGCTGCCGTACGTGGTCGCTCGAAGGGGCCCCCTTCCCTGCCTCGCCGCCAGGCGCCGCCGGGACAAGCCGGCCGCAATACCCCCGTTGGCCATGTCAGCCGCGTGTTTCGCGACGTGTACGAGGCGGAACGTTTGAGCGCGGGGGCCATTCCCTTGGCCCGCAAACAGGAAGCCCTTCGTGCGCTGGCCGACGCGGCCTTCGCACGGCTCGGCAAGGAGGCGCGCCGGCGCGGCCTTTCGCTCCAAAACGACGTGGACGAGGCCCTCGCCGCCCCGTGCGATCCCGAGCGCATCCTCAAGGTGCTGCTTCATCTGATCGAAAACGCCATCGGCGCCTGCAAGGAGCACGGGCAGGTGGTCGTCGATGCCCGCCCCATCGAAAACGGCGTGGTCATCTCCGTACGGGACGAAGGCACCGGGCTCGATCCACGAGCATGGCCCTACCTCTTTCGCGAAGGATGGAAGGATCCGAGCCGCAAGGGAGAAGGCTTGGGCCTCACTGTTTCCAAGGCCATCGTGCACGCCCACGGCGGCAAAATCTGGTGCGAAAGCGCTCTCGGACGGGGGACGACGTTTCGGTTCACGCTGCCCAACGAGAAGAAGAAGATCGAGCCGGTGCCGGAGCACGAGCCGGTGCACGAGCACGTGTAG
- a CDS encoding acyltransferase family protein, translated as MPKDSIAERVERLQIPFSAYGIDPYGVSKRHLIRILTAARFFYRHYFSVETHGLVNVPPRGRAMLVGNHSGGIAIDAAMVYASMFFEMDPPRLAQGMAEKFINKMPFASLWSSKVGHFTGLPEHAERLLEEDRLLMVFPEGARGTAKLFRERHSLVDFGTGFVRLALKTKTPIIPFGFLGGGDALPTVSNAYKLGKRLGVPYIPIVPYWPPVPLPVKLEIHYGAPLVFEGTGSEDDEVILGYVDEVKASIKRLIHHGLCLRRGEPTASVRFGDEDRDIR; from the coding sequence TTGCCAAAAGATTCGATCGCCGAGCGTGTGGAGCGGCTGCAAATCCCGTTTAGTGCCTACGGGATCGACCCCTACGGTGTGTCGAAACGGCACCTGATACGCATCCTCACGGCGGCGAGGTTCTTCTACCGACACTACTTTTCCGTGGAGACACACGGTCTGGTGAACGTGCCGCCGCGCGGGCGGGCCATGCTCGTGGGCAATCACTCGGGCGGCATCGCCATCGATGCGGCGATGGTCTACGCCTCGATGTTCTTCGAGATGGATCCACCGCGCCTCGCGCAGGGCATGGCGGAGAAGTTCATCAACAAGATGCCCTTCGCCTCGCTCTGGTCGAGCAAGGTGGGGCATTTCACCGGCCTGCCCGAGCACGCCGAGCGCCTGCTCGAAGAAGACCGGCTGCTCATGGTCTTTCCCGAGGGCGCGCGCGGCACGGCCAAGCTTTTTCGCGAGCGCCATTCGCTCGTCGACTTCGGCACGGGCTTCGTCCGGCTCGCGCTGAAGACGAAGACGCCCATCATTCCCTTCGGCTTCCTCGGCGGCGGCGATGCGCTGCCCACCGTGAGCAACGCGTACAAACTCGGCAAGCGCCTCGGCGTCCCGTACATCCCCATCGTGCCGTATTGGCCCCCGGTGCCGCTGCCCGTGAAGCTCGAGATCCACTACGGCGCGCCCTTGGTCTTCGAGGGTACGGGAAGCGAAGACGACGAGGTCATCTTGGGCTACGTGGACGAAGTGAAGGCGAGCATCAAGCGCCTCATTCACCACGGTTTGTGCCTGCGACGCGGAGAGCCCACCGCCTCCGTGCGCTTCGGCGACGAGGATCGCGATATCCGATGA
- a CDS encoding SDR family oxidoreductase, with product MKIVIPGISGGVGQKLALHLLANGHDVVGIDVRPWTDAPKEITVHRVDIRKRAAEDVFRRVRPEAVVHMATVTSLMMRGEERHRINLGGTRAVFDHCRAYGAKHCIFVGRHTFYGAAADSPLFHTEDEPPMALSTFPELADLVAADLFAATALWRFPELVTTVLRVCYTLGPTGHGTLATYLRGRTVPSLLGFDPLFQFMHEDDVVTSIALALERRIRGIFNVAGPPPVPFSVIVRETGRKRLPLPEFLIDRTLGRWGLPRLPRGALGHVKYPVVLDSSAFRKATGFRHLYDEVKTLAAFRSAFPPPVPRDA from the coding sequence ATGAAGATCGTCATACCCGGTATCTCGGGAGGCGTCGGGCAGAAGCTCGCCTTGCACCTTCTGGCCAACGGCCACGACGTGGTCGGCATCGACGTGCGGCCTTGGACCGATGCACCCAAGGAAATCACCGTGCATCGCGTGGACATCCGCAAGCGCGCCGCGGAAGACGTCTTTCGTCGGGTGCGCCCGGAGGCGGTGGTGCACATGGCCACCGTCACGTCGTTGATGATGCGCGGCGAAGAGCGCCACCGCATCAACCTCGGCGGCACGCGTGCCGTGTTCGACCACTGCCGCGCGTATGGCGCAAAGCACTGCATCTTCGTAGGGCGTCATACGTTCTATGGAGCCGCCGCCGACTCCCCTCTCTTCCATACAGAGGACGAGCCGCCCATGGCGCTCTCCACATTCCCCGAGCTCGCCGATCTCGTTGCGGCCGATCTTTTTGCCGCAACTGCACTCTGGCGATTCCCCGAGCTCGTCACCACGGTATTACGTGTATGTTACACACTCGGCCCGACGGGTCATGGCACGTTGGCAACGTATTTGCGCGGAAGGACCGTTCCGAGTTTGCTCGGTTTTGATCCGCTATTTCAATTCATGCACGAGGATGACGTTGTGACGTCCATTGCGCTCGCGCTCGAACGTCGCATACGGGGTATTTTCAATGTCGCCGGTCCGCCGCCGGTTCCCTTCTCGGTGATCGTCCGCGAGACGGGGCGAAAACGCCTTCCATTGCCGGAGTTTCTCATCGATCGGACGCTCGGACGATGGGGCTTGCCGCGCCTGCCACGCGGCGCACTTGGTCACGTCAAATATCCCGTGGTGTTGGACTCGAGTGCATTCCGCAAAGCGACGGGCTTTCGTCATCTGTATGATGAAGTAAAGACACTCGCCGCGTTTCGTTCTGCTTTCCCTCCGCCGGTGCCCCGAGACGCGTGA
- a CDS encoding protein kinase: MSAKKPESLDETPDGDRTPEKQGAKGTLVVGEIIAGKFRVDRVLGQGGMGVVVLATHLVLEEQFALKLLRPELAADPEIVERFSREAKACVRIKSEYVARVHDVGMRGDGTPFMVMEYLEGIDLGTALHESGPLPIAEAVEYVVQACEALAQAHAIGIVHRDIKPENLFMVNQMEGWNSIKLLDFGISKAIPAPRSQDFRPGNVRETRMMGTPHYMSPEQMQQLETIDGRSDIWSLGVVLYELLTAHYAWDGASVREVTQAILKGKTPLLEELRRDAPPGLSHVIERCLEKDPDLRFANVAELAIALLPFAPRRARISAERSASVIRAAGLSRADFKVPTSIHPPSSLASTGPAISSASFPAVISREAPTMPDVSAELAKRAAVERRTRTLLTVAAGAGIVASGLAIGLLTMHPRPGDAERAPAPVSAVPQAGPGEAVMAPATHLLTAAAEPPKVNVAPASAELPVPSAPAATASAKRRGRPRLNDPPLGAAPKAGPGVSSADGGEPDLGY, encoded by the coding sequence TTGAGCGCCAAGAAACCCGAGAGTCTCGACGAGACCCCCGACGGCGACCGAACCCCTGAAAAACAAGGGGCAAAAGGGACTCTTGTCGTCGGTGAGATCATCGCCGGCAAGTTCCGTGTCGATCGTGTGCTCGGTCAGGGCGGCATGGGCGTCGTCGTGCTCGCGACGCACTTGGTGTTGGAAGAACAATTCGCACTGAAGCTTCTGCGGCCCGAGCTCGCGGCCGATCCGGAGATCGTCGAACGCTTCTCGCGCGAAGCGAAGGCGTGTGTACGCATCAAAAGCGAATACGTGGCGCGCGTGCACGACGTCGGTATGCGCGGCGACGGCACCCCCTTCATGGTGATGGAGTACCTCGAGGGGATCGATCTCGGCACGGCGCTGCACGAGTCGGGACCGCTGCCCATCGCCGAGGCCGTCGAATACGTCGTGCAGGCGTGCGAGGCGCTCGCGCAAGCGCATGCCATCGGCATCGTGCACCGCGACATCAAGCCGGAAAACCTCTTCATGGTGAACCAGATGGAGGGGTGGAACTCCATCAAGCTGCTCGACTTCGGTATTTCCAAGGCGATCCCCGCACCGCGCTCGCAAGACTTCCGCCCGGGAAACGTCCGCGAAACACGGATGATGGGAACGCCCCATTACATGTCGCCGGAGCAGATGCAGCAGCTCGAGACGATCGATGGCCGTTCGGACATCTGGTCGCTCGGCGTGGTGCTCTACGAGCTGCTCACGGCGCACTACGCGTGGGACGGTGCGAGCGTGCGCGAGGTGACGCAAGCCATCTTGAAGGGCAAGACGCCGCTGCTCGAAGAGTTGCGCCGCGATGCACCGCCGGGCCTCTCTCACGTGATCGAGCGCTGCCTGGAGAAGGATCCCGACTTGCGCTTCGCGAACGTGGCGGAGTTGGCCATTGCGCTCTTGCCCTTCGCGCCACGCAGGGCGCGCATCTCGGCGGAGCGTTCGGCGTCGGTGATCCGCGCCGCCGGACTATCGCGGGCGGACTTCAAGGTGCCCACGTCGATCCATCCGCCGTCGTCGCTCGCGTCGACGGGTCCGGCGATCTCGTCGGCGTCGTTTCCGGCAGTGATTTCGCGCGAGGCGCCAACGATGCCCGACGTGAGCGCGGAGCTCGCGAAGCGCGCCGCCGTGGAGAGGCGCACGCGCACCTTGCTCACGGTCGCGGCGGGCGCGGGCATCGTGGCATCGGGCCTGGCCATCGGGCTTTTGACGATGCATCCGCGGCCGGGCGACGCCGAGCGCGCCCCGGCGCCGGTCAGCGCGGTTCCCCAAGCGGGGCCTGGGGAGGCCGTCATGGCGCCGGCCACGCATCTTTTGACGGCCGCCGCGGAGCCGCCGAAGGTGAACGTCGCGCCCGCGTCCGCGGAGCTTCCCGTACCCTCCGCACCGGCGGCCACCGCGAGTGCCAAACGCCGCGGGCGCCCTCGGTTGAACGACCCGCCTTTAGGAGCGGCCCCCAAAGCGGGGCCTGGAGTGTCCAGCGCCGACGGAGGCGAGCCCGATCTCGGTTACTGA
- a CDS encoding PEGA domain-containing protein, with translation MRTYVHFALAPLVAFSFIASPARAQQPDDPSAIAAARSLGVEGVKLADAGNCSEAVPKLERAEVLHHAPTTLGRLGECQIALGKLVLGSEILQRVVREQLPQSAPSAFVHAKHRAKRVLDEVLPRIAKLHLRVEAPPNVTPAAVRVALDGDALGAEWMDIDRPIDPGVHTLTATSEGHADASSTVTLGDGDRAEVTLTLTPEPEPAPEPPPPAAEPPPAPRAPEPVAKPQPHPAVATDAEPSSARHTAGLVLLGASGAAFVFGGVFGLMALDTKRQLDDACGPTKVCPANQQDDISALKTQSTLATVGFAAAGVSLAAGGVLLLTEPSASTSSASKRASGLCIGPTSVSWQGRF, from the coding sequence ATGCGCACGTACGTCCACTTCGCCTTGGCGCCGCTCGTGGCGTTCTCGTTCATCGCTTCTCCGGCACGGGCCCAACAGCCTGACGATCCGTCGGCCATCGCCGCCGCGCGCAGCCTCGGTGTCGAGGGCGTGAAGCTCGCCGACGCCGGCAATTGCTCCGAAGCCGTCCCCAAGTTGGAACGCGCGGAGGTGCTTCATCATGCGCCGACCACGTTGGGACGCCTTGGCGAATGCCAGATTGCGCTGGGCAAACTCGTGCTCGGCAGCGAGATCCTGCAGCGGGTCGTGCGCGAGCAGCTCCCGCAGAGCGCGCCCTCGGCGTTCGTCCATGCGAAGCACCGCGCGAAACGCGTGCTCGACGAGGTGCTGCCGCGCATCGCCAAGCTGCACCTTCGCGTCGAGGCGCCGCCCAACGTCACACCGGCCGCGGTACGCGTCGCGCTCGATGGCGATGCGCTCGGTGCCGAATGGATGGATATCGATCGGCCCATCGATCCCGGTGTGCACACGCTCACGGCCACGTCGGAAGGCCATGCCGATGCGAGCAGCACGGTCACCCTGGGCGATGGCGATCGCGCCGAGGTGACGCTCACGTTGACGCCGGAGCCGGAGCCCGCACCGGAGCCGCCTCCGCCCGCCGCCGAGCCGCCCCCGGCCCCGCGCGCTCCGGAGCCCGTGGCCAAGCCGCAGCCGCACCCCGCCGTCGCGACCGACGCGGAGCCGTCGAGTGCGCGCCACACGGCGGGCCTGGTGCTGCTGGGTGCATCGGGGGCGGCGTTCGTGTTCGGCGGCGTCTTCGGCCTGATGGCGCTCGACACGAAGCGCCAACTCGACGATGCGTGCGGCCCCACCAAGGTGTGCCCGGCGAACCAGCAGGATGACATCTCGGCGTTGAAGACGCAGAGCACGCTCGCCACCGTGGGGTTCGCGGCCGCGGGGGTGTCCCTCGCCGCCGGCGGGGTGCTTCTTTTGACCGAGCCGTCGGCGTCCACGTCGTCGGCGTCGAAGCGCGCGAGCGGACTCTGTATCGGCCCCACGTCGGTGTCGTGGCAGGGGCGCTTCTGA
- a CDS encoding ABC transporter substrate-binding protein has protein sequence MRTRLAVAFASVALVVGAAYAAGCNVLLDASKYRVGEGTDDTGFACTKNDDCRRAFGDDGMCPASTRRCARIRSAECTRVLGDAASDEAIFIGSLFPFEQSSGAPIENGVEVALEEFRSVELPPVPGETRRRPLVLVACNDQGDGPTAVRAAQHLVNDLGIPAIIGSAFSNVTLQVANQVTIPRSVLLVSPSSTSPTLTRLTDNGLVWRTCPSDVIQAEAHLALMPHLERDAKLATGAEKIKVAVLHKGDLYGRGLAEALSPKLVFNEANALDQVDSGHFLRLDYGDPQDSAAPPDYAAAVRNVVAFEPHVVFLYGTTETVEPLIAQTEATWHTSLGYRPFYVMGDGSAVPELSAYLARAPDETRRRMLGTKPGTVGPKFEAFKSTYLSRVHDGTSPAATWAVNAYDALYTVAFSIVAAGADPLRGPNLARGLERLVSGQRISPGSANLNAAFDLLLAGASFDYDGASGPLDFDRTTGEAPSDILLWCMQRDSEPRIAPVYFSAAEGKLVGGLPEIRAFCGF, from the coding sequence ATGCGCACGCGCCTCGCTGTGGCCTTCGCATCCGTCGCACTCGTCGTCGGCGCAGCCTACGCCGCCGGATGCAATGTGCTGCTCGATGCCTCGAAGTACCGCGTGGGCGAAGGCACGGACGATACTGGCTTCGCCTGCACCAAGAACGACGACTGCCGGCGCGCCTTCGGTGACGATGGCATGTGCCCCGCGTCCACCCGCCGGTGTGCGCGAATTCGGTCCGCCGAATGCACCCGGGTCCTCGGTGACGCCGCGAGCGACGAGGCCATCTTCATCGGCTCGCTGTTTCCCTTCGAGCAGAGCTCCGGGGCGCCCATCGAAAATGGCGTGGAGGTCGCCCTCGAAGAGTTTCGCAGTGTGGAACTTCCCCCGGTGCCGGGCGAAACGCGGCGACGTCCCCTGGTGCTCGTCGCGTGCAACGACCAGGGCGACGGCCCGACGGCGGTGCGGGCGGCGCAGCACCTGGTCAACGACCTAGGCATCCCCGCGATCATCGGCTCGGCCTTCAGCAACGTCACCCTGCAGGTGGCCAACCAAGTCACCATTCCGAGAAGCGTCCTTCTCGTCTCGCCGTCGTCGACGAGCCCGACGCTCACGCGCCTCACGGACAACGGCCTGGTGTGGCGTACGTGCCCGTCCGACGTGATCCAAGCCGAGGCCCACCTCGCGCTGATGCCCCACCTCGAGCGCGACGCGAAGCTCGCCACCGGCGCGGAAAAGATCAAGGTGGCCGTCCTCCACAAGGGCGATCTTTACGGGCGTGGACTCGCCGAAGCCCTGAGCCCGAAGCTGGTCTTCAACGAGGCCAACGCGCTCGATCAAGTCGACAGCGGCCACTTCCTGCGCCTCGACTACGGCGACCCTCAAGACTCCGCAGCGCCGCCGGACTACGCGGCCGCGGTGCGGAACGTCGTCGCCTTCGAGCCGCACGTCGTCTTCCTCTATGGAACGACGGAGACCGTGGAGCCGCTCATCGCGCAGACGGAGGCCACGTGGCACACGTCGCTGGGGTATCGGCCCTTTTACGTGATGGGCGATGGCAGCGCCGTCCCCGAGCTGTCCGCCTACCTGGCCCGCGCCCCGGATGAAACGCGCAGGCGCATGCTCGGGACCAAACCGGGCACGGTGGGTCCGAAGTTCGAGGCCTTCAAGTCTACGTACCTCTCGCGCGTGCACGATGGCACCTCACCGGCCGCCACGTGGGCCGTCAACGCCTACGATGCGCTCTACACCGTGGCCTTCTCCATCGTCGCCGCAGGAGCCGACCCCCTGCGGGGGCCGAACCTGGCGCGGGGCCTCGAGCGGCTGGTCTCCGGGCAACGTATTTCACCAGGCTCGGCCAACCTCAACGCGGCCTTCGACCTTCTCCTGGCGGGGGCCTCGTTCGACTACGACGGGGCCTCGGGGCCGCTCGATTTCGATCGCACGACGGGCGAAGCACCGTCCGATATCTTACTTTGGTGTATGCAGCGGGACTCGGAACCGCGCATTGCGCCGGTGTATTTCAGCGCCGCCGAGGGGAAGCTGGTCGGAGGCCTGCCCGAGATTCGTGCGTTCTGCGGGTTTTGA
- a CDS encoding SEC-C domain-containing protein — translation MTATKLGRNDPCHCGSGNKYKKCHLPTDEAARSAELAAAAAAAAAAAAAAAEAEGEGEEDGAKDAEAGFRGQQPRTPGGAPKRPAQGHSSAPMFRRKAV, via the coding sequence ACCAAGCTCGGAAGAAACGACCCGTGCCACTGCGGCTCGGGAAACAAATACAAGAAGTGCCACCTCCCGACGGACGAGGCAGCGCGCTCGGCGGAGCTCGCAGCCGCCGCGGCTGCAGCCGCCGCAGCCGCCGCAGCAGCGGCCGAGGCGGAGGGCGAGGGCGAAGAGGACGGCGCCAAGGATGCCGAGGCGGGCTTCCGTGGACAGCAGCCCCGAACGCCGGGTGGCGCCCCCAAGCGTCCCGCCCAGGGGCATTCGTCGGCGCCGATGTTCCGCCGCAAGGCAGTTTAG